In Fimbriimonadaceae bacterium, the genomic window CGTGGCGAAGCAGTCCGCGCTGCGTCCGGGCTGCTTGGAGAATGGAGTGTGTTCGGCGAGGTCGGCAGGGATGCCCACTTCGACCAACGCCCGCCGAATGGGTTCGATGATGCGTCGGTAGACCGACCGAACCGAACGGCCGAGTGCCATCGGATTCTCGTTGGGCTCAGCGAGCAACCGAAGTGGGCACGCCAGGCCCAGGGTGATATCGTGACCATGAAGCACAGCCCGGCCCCCTGTTGGCCGCATGACCGTAGGCGTCGCCTGATTTGGGAGCAAGTCTCGCGCCGGATCCTGAGACATGCCCAGGCTGATCCACGGCCCGTTCCACGTATAAACGCGGGCTCCCAACCGATCATGCTTGAGCAGCTCGGCGTCCCTTTCCATGTTCGCGAAGCCATCGACTTCGGCCTCGAACGGAACTTGCAGCGTAAACGAGGAATGCTGAATTGAACTTCTGGCCACGCTTGTCGTCATTCTCAGCGTACCAAATGCCGGTGTGGTGCCAACGGGCAACGCATCGCAGGGAGGGAGTCAACGATGAAGAACATTTTTCGAGTTTTGACAGTCGCTGCCGTAGCTATGTCGCTTACGGCCGTCGGATTTGCCCAGACCCCTGGTCCTAAGGGCAACAAGCAGGGCTTCCAGGGCAAGGGTCCTGGAGGAAAGGGCTTCGGTGGTCGCATGCGCGGCATGAGCAAGGAGTTTCTCGCCAAGCTCAATTTGACTGCAGACCAGCAGAAGAAGGTCGAGGCGCTTGAAAAGTCGACCCAGTCCAAGGTTCAGGCGATTATGAACACGGACGGCGATCGAGAAAGCAAGATGAAGAAGATGCGCGAGGTCATGCAAGGCCATCGCGACGCCATGGGCAAGATTCTGACGAAGCAGCAGCAGGAGCAGATGAAGAAGATGATGGCGGAAGCTCGTGCTAAGCGCCAGAAGGACGGCAAGGGTCCGGACGGCAAGGGCGGCAAGCCGACGTTAAACAAGAAACCCGGCGGCGGCCGCTAGTTTAAGCGTTCTAAGGTTTAGGTCCTCCCCCTAGGGCCAACCAGCGGTGCGGAATTTCCAAGCTCCCCGCACCGCTTTTTTTCATCAGGTGTGATCTATATCACAGAGTGACTACTCCGGCGCAGCCACTCTAGAGCGGAGGTGGTAGGGTTGCAATCAATTGTAGAGGGTCGCAGACTCGTTCCCCAGGCTCCGGCAAGTCTCTTGCAGGCTACGCTGACGTTTGACACACGGTCCGTCGGCAAGTGTAGCGACATGGAAGTCTCGGTTACCCTGTCCAATCGTGACAACGTCGCGTTCTGCGTGGGTTCGGTCGGCAGCGATCAGGAGTGGCCGGAAATGTCGACGGTGTCGATTTCGATTCCGATTCACGAAACGGTCGACTGGGATACGTGCTCAAAGGGTTCCGTGCTCATTCGGGCCGCAAGGAACCACCCCATCGCCTGGGGGTTCCACTTGACGCTCTTCCTCGAGTTCGAGAATGGCGCTTGGTGGCAGGTGAGTTGGCAGGACGCCTCGTTGGAAGGCGACGTTCCCGCGTTTCGCGGCACTTGGAACTAGGAGTTCTCTCCTGCAAACCAAAAAAACGAGGCTGGAATGCGGTCTTCGACCATGGCCACGCCTTCGTCTGCCAACAGTTGCCGCTGGTCGGCTCCGAATTC contains:
- the lipM gene encoding Octanoyltransferase LipM, with product MTTSVARSSIQHSSFTLQVPFEAEVDGFANMERDAELLKHDRLGARVYTWNGPWISLGMSQDPARDLLPNQATPTVMRPTGGRAVLHGHDITLGLACPLRLLAEPNENPMALGRSVRSVYRRIIEPIRRALVEVGIPADLAEHTPFSKQPGRSADCFATASPNDVVRTDTGAKICGVALRLTESAVLVQASIPAGPPLVNPKSVFADPAPIAWCHIPVLEFGEALTGNLSRLVDHGLQ